CAGCCGGCTCGCCGGTAGGCCGGATGCCGCGAGCGCCGCCATGATCTTCAGCGCCAGCGTCCCGCTCTTGAACTGGATCGGCGAGACGTTGACCGCAAGGCGAATGTCGTCAGGCCAGCTTGCGGCCTCCTTGCAGGCGGTCGCCAGCACCCACTCGCCGAGCTGGTTGATGAGGCCGGTGTCCTCCGCGATCGGAATGAACTCCGCGGGTGAGATCATGCCGCGCTCGGGGTGGCGCCAGCGCACCAGCGCCTCGCAGCCGGTGATGTCGTTGCTCTGCAGGCCGAGGCAGGGCTGGTAGTACACTTCGAGCCCGCCGCCGGCGATGGCCTGGCGCAGATCGCTCTCCAGCCGGTGGCGCGCCTTGACCTGGGCATCCATGTCCGGCTCGAAGAAACGGTAGGTGCGCCGTCCAGCCGATTTGGCGGCATACATCGCAAGGTCGGCGTTCTTCAGGATCTGGTCGAGCTCGGTGCCGTGCTCGGGCGCGAGCGCGATGCCGATGCTGGCATCGGCGGTGAGCTGGTGGCCGAGGCAGTCGTAAGGCTGGCGGACCGCGTTGAACACCTCGTTGAGGAGGTCGGTGATGTCGTCGACGTTCCGGACCCCGGTCTGGACGATGGCGAACTCGTCGCCGCCGAGCCGCGCGACGAATCCGGCCTGGCCGACGCAGCGGGCGAGGTTGACCGCGAGCGACTTCAGAAGCTCGTCGCCGACCAGATGGCCGAGCGAGTCGTTGACGCCCTTGAACTCGTCGATGTCGATGTAGCAGACCGCGGTCTGGCGGCCCGCAGGAATTTGCGCAAGCTCCTGCTTCAGCCGTTCGTGGAACAGCGTCCGGTTCGGCAGGTCGGTCAGCGCGTCGTAGTGCGCCAGATGCATGATGCGCTGCTCGGCGCGCCTGCGCTCGGTGACGTCTTCATGGGTTGCGAGCCAGCCGCCATCGGCGAGCGGCTCGTTGATGATGTGGATGGAGCGGCCGTCCGGCGTGTCGATGACGTAGCTCTTCTCGTGGCCGATGCCGCGCAGCACGGTGGTGATGTATTCGTTCTCGTCGCCGACAAAGGAGCCGGTCGCCTTGCGATGCTCGATCACCTCGCGGAAGGTGCAGCCCGGCCGCACCACCTCGGCCGAGAGCCCGTACATGTCGAGATAGCGCTTGTTGCAGACGATCAGCCGGGCCGAGGCGTCGAACATCAACAGGCCCTGGGTCATGTTGTTGATGGCCCGGTCCAGCCGCTGCTTCTCCAGTCGCAACCGCTGCTCCGACAGGCGGTGCTGTTGCGACAATTTGCGAACCACCAGCAGGATGAGCGCGGCGATCGCGAGCACCGAGCCGCCGGCCACCACGGTCAGCATCCTCGTCTGCGCCCGCCAGTCGACAAGCGCGGCGGCGGTGGTCGTCGTCGCCACGATCACGATCGGGAAGTTGGTCAGCGCCCGCGACGCGATCAGCCGGTCCTGGCCGTCGATCGGGCTGGTGAGGCGGCCGGTAAAGCTCGGCTCGCCGAACACCCTCTGCTGGCCCGCGGAACCGCTGTTGAAATTGTGCCCGATCAGGCCTTCGACATGGGGGTAGCGCGCCAGCAGGGTGCCGTCGCGATGATGCATGCTGATCGTCGCGCCCGAACCGAGCGCGAGCGAGGCGAAGAATCTTTCGAAATTGGCGGGCTCGATGCCGCGTCCGACGACGCCGAGCAGTTCGCCATGCGACCCCGTCATCTTGCGCGCAATCACCGTGGTCCAGATGCCGCTGACCCGGCTGTGGACCGGCTCGATCACCATTTCCGGCGTGCGCGGATCGGTCCTGAAGGCCTGGAAGTAGGGACGGTCGCCGATCTGGACCAGCGGAGCCGGCCAGGCTTTCGAGGTGTTGATCAGGACGCCGTCGGCGTCGAAGATGTTGATGTCGCCGACATAGGACACCGCGCTCAATTTCGATTTCAGCATGAGATGGATGTCGCGGCCCGACATCCGCTGCCGATATTCGTCCGCGGTCGCGATGCCGCTCGCGCGCATCAGCGCGATGATGTCCTTCTGGATGACCTGGAAGTCCTCGAGCTGCTGGTCGAAATGGCGCGCCAGCAGCAGCACGGTGTTTTCAAGCTCGCGCTCGCTGTTGCGCAGCGCGCGCTCGCGGAAGTTGGCAGCCGTGAGTGCGGCGCCGATCGCGATCGCCGCGATCAGCACGGCGCCGCCCAGCAACAGCCAGCGGATGGGGTTGTCGCGGACGGACGTCTTGGCGTCGATGAACGTTCTGCCGATCGTCATGGCTGCTGATTCACCGCCCCTGGCCAGTGGAGCGGATGTGACGTTCGCGGCCCTTCCGACCGAGCCTCCCCGAAGCGAACGTCAAATCCGAAGCTCCACTAGGGACAATAGTTGTCGGCGGTCCCTTGATTCCAGCATTCGCAAAAGTGCCCGCCGCGACGGGATGCGATGCTGCAATCGGACCACCAGTGCCGAGGTCAGTCCCATGCACCCGGCCGGTATTTCTACTTAAGGGCGCGAGATGGAGTGGAGGTTAGGAATCTAGGTTAATGGTGGCTTAACGCTGATCCGCGACGTCACGATCACGATCAGGGCGGCGACGATGTTCGCCGCGGCGCTGGCGAGGATCGGCAACGTGTAGCTGTGGTTGAGGTCGAACGCGAAGCCGGCGGCGGCAGGACCGATCAGCGTGCCGAAGGCCACGCTGGTGTAGAGGATGCCGATCAGGCCGGAGACGTTGCGGCCGCCGAAATAGTCCATGACCACGGCCGGCAACACCGCGACCCAGCCGCCATAGAAGACGCCGAAGATGAAGGCGAAGGCGACCAGCAGCGACAGGTTCCCCGAGACCGCCCAGATCGAGAGCGCGAGCGCCATTCCGGCGAACATCATCAGCAGTGACTTCTCGCGCCCCATGCGGTCGGCGAGGCCGCCGAGGAAGAAACGGCCCATCGTGCTGCCGACGCCGATCACCCCGAGCAGCAGGACGGCGACCGGCGGCGCAATGCCGAGATCCCGCGCGAAAGGAACGAGGTGGACGAAGGGCACGAAGACCCCGAAGGCGCAGATCAGGCAGGCCGCGTAGAGGCTGATGAACTGCGCTGAGCGGATCGCGGTGCCGATCGTCGCGCCTTCCGCGCACGGGCTCAGCGCGACGCTTGCCGGCGGATCGCCGTCCGGCGCCAGCCCGCAGCCGCGCGGATCGTTCTCGATCAGCAGCGCAAGGCCGCCGCCGATTGCGGCGGCGATGGCGCCGAGCGCGAAATAGGCGCCGCGCCAGCCGAGTTCGCCGATCAGCAGCGCGGCCAGGGGCGGCATCACGAGCGTGCCGACGCCGATGCCGCTGACCGCAAGCCCCGATGCAAAGCCGCGGCTGCGGACGAACCAGCGCTGCACCGCGCCTACCGCCGGCACATAGGCAAGCCCGACGCCGAGCCCGACCCCGAGGCCGTAGGCCGAATAGACCTCGACGAGGCTGCGGGCGGCGCTTGCGGCCACGAAGCCGAGCCCGGTGAGCAGCATGCCGATGACGGCAAGCGGGCGCGAACCGAAGCGATCGGCGAGCGGACCGCTGACGACGCCGAGGCCGAAATAGAGAAAGCCGGCGAGCGAGAACACCAGCGACACCGAGCCGCGCGAGGCGCCGAATTCACGCTGCAGCGCCTCGACGAATGTGGAGAAGGTGTACGCGCAGCCGAAGCCGACGAAAGTCACCGCGAAGGCGGCCGCGACAACGAACCAGCCGTAGAACACGCGTGGCCGAACTGCCTGATCGGTCATGGCGGATCTCCTGCTGCTGTCGACACATGTAAAATGCTTTTACCGGTGTCTCTTGACAAAACCAGTAAAAGTATTTTGATGGTGTCGAACGGAACGAAAAATGTCGAAGCTTTCGCGCAGGTTCAAGGTTCCTGACGGGCTGGCCGATCTGTTTGATTTCGCCAACACGCTCGACGACAGGCATTTCGTCCATCACGGCGTGCGCCATCCGCGCTCCGACGAGCTCGCGACGCCGCAGCAGCTCGGCGCCTGGCTTTCGGAGCACGGCCTCGCCGCGGCGGACGCGAAGATCACGCCGGCGCTGCTGGAGACGGCGCTGACCCTGCGCGGCGCGGTGCGGGCCTATCTGCAGTGCGATCCCGCCCAGCGCCGCCGCAATCGCGAGGTCACGCGAACGCTGAATGCGGCGCTGCAGCCGTTCCTCCTGACCGTGGAGGTCGGCACCGGCGGCGGGACGCTGGTGGCTGCGTGCAACGATCCGCTCAACGGATTGTCGGCCGTTGTCCGCGAGCTCTATGACGGATCGCTCAACGGCAGCCTGGACCGGCTGAAGATGTGCGCTTCGGAGGAATGCCGGCGGGTGTTCTTCGACCGCTCCAAGCCGGCGACGCGGCGCTGGTGCATGTCGACGCTATGCGGCAACCGGATGAAGACCCGCGCCTGGCGCGAGCGGCAGCGCGAGGGCGCCTGAAACTCAGCCGCTGTTCGGTCGCTGTGGTTGGCCGGCAGGATTGCCGGAGCCTATTGGGGACGCGCCGCGGTGGCACGCGTGCGCGGCCGGCGCTGCGGCGCCACCCCGACCGTCGTGCCATCGGCCCAGCCTTGCCAGCCCTGGGCCTGATTGCGATGGAAGTTCGGATCGGTATAGGGGTTGCCTGGCCCCTTGTTGTTGCAATTGGCGTTCGGATAGAAGAACGCGCAATAGCCGGGCTCCTGGATCACCGGCTGCGCCGGCGCAGCGGTGACTGCCGCAATCGAGATCACGAGGGCGGCCGTAGCGGTTTTGACGATCGGCATCGCTTTCCTCCGGGTGGGGTGCGTGGCGGCGCTCACGCGAACAACAACACCAGAGCGGCCGCGCTCTTCCTGCGACGGCCGATCACTCGGCCGTGAGGTGGGCCGCCATTTCGCTTCGTCAGGCGCGATAGTGCCCGGACTTGCCGCCCTTTTTCTCAACGAGGTGAATGCCTTCGATGCGAATCCCGCGCTCTGCGGCTTTCACCATGTCGTAGATCGTGAGGCAGGCGACCGACACCGCGGTCAGCGCCTCCATCTCGACCCCGGTCGGGCCGGTCACCTTGACGGTTGCGCGCACGACGCAGCCGGGCAGCGCCTCGTCGGGCGTGATGTCGAGCACGACCTTGGACAGCGCCAGCGGATGGCAGAGCGGGATCAGCTCGGCGGTACGCTTGGCGGCCATGATGCCGGCGATGCGCGCGGTGCCGAGCACGTCGCCCTTCTTGGCATTGCCTGAGACGATCAGTTCCAGCGTTTCCCTGGCCATGACGACGCGCCCCTCGGCGACCGCGACGCGCTCGGTCGCGGGCTTTTCCGAGACGTCGACCATGCGCGCTTCGCCGCGGGAATCGATGTGGGTGAGGGCGGGGCGGTCGCCTGGAGCCTTGCGCGCCATGTTATCGCGTGCCGGTCGCCCGCGGCGTCTCGCGCGCGAGCAGCGCGCGCGTTGCCGCGGTGACGTCCGCCTGCCGCATCAGGCTCTCGCCGACCAGGAAGGTCGAGATGCCGACCCGCGAAAGCCGGGCCAGATCCGCCGGCGCAAAGATGCCGCTCTCGCCGACGATCGCGCGGTCGGGCGGGATCAGCGACGCCAGCGCCTCGCTGGTCTCGAGCGTCGTCTCGAAGGTGCGCAGGTTGCGGTTGTTGATGCCGATCAGGGGGGAACGAAGCCTCAGCGCGCGGTCGAGCTCGGCGCGGTCGTGGATCTCGACCAGCACGTCCATGCCATGCGCGAAGGCGGCGGCCTCGATGTCCCTCGCCGCGCCATCGCCGAGCGCGGCCATGATGATCAGGATGCAGTCGGCGCCATGGGCGCGGGCTTCCGCCACCTGGTAGGTGTCGAACATGAAGTCCTTGCGCAGCACCGGGAGGTTCGTGGCGGCGCGCGCGGCTACCATGAAATCGAGATGGCCCTGGAAGGAGGGCGCGTCAGTCAGGACGGAGAGGCAGGCGGCGCCGCCGGCCTCGTAGGCCCTGGCGAGCACGGGCGGATCGAAATCGGCGCGAATAAGCCCCTTGGACGGTGAGGCCTTCTTCACCTCGGCGATCAGCGCATAGTCGCCGGCCGCGAGCTTTTCCCTGATCGCCCTGAGGAAGCCGCGCGGCGGGGGCTCCGCCCGCGCCAGCGCCTCGACCTGCGAAAGCGGATGCGCGCGCTTGGCGGCGGCGATCTCCTCCCGCTTGTAGGCCTCGATCTTTGCCAGAATGTCGGACATCGCGCGGTGCCTTTGGCCGGTCAGCTATTGGAGATGGCGATCAGCTTCTTCAGGCGCGCCGCCGCAGCACCCGTGTCGAGCGATTTGGCGCCGATCGCCACGCCTTCCTTCAAGTCGCTGGCGCGGTTGGCGACGACCAGCGCCGCCGCGGCGTTCAGCAATGCGACATCGCGAAAAGGGCCGGGCTTGCCGTCCAGCACGCCCTGCAGCGCGACCGCATTGGCGTCGGCATCGCCGCCCTTCAAAGCCTCGCTACCGCAGCGGGTGAGACCCGCCTCCTCGGGGGTGACCTCGAAGCTCCTGATGTTGCCGTTCTCCAGCACTGCGACAAAGGTGGGCCCAGTGAGCGTGATTTCGTCCAGCCCGTCGGACCCGTGCACCACCCAGACCGATTCGGCGCCGAGGTTCTTCAGAACCTGGGCCAACGGCTGCACCCATTGCCGCGAGAACACGCCGACCATCTGCCGCTTGACGCCGGCGGGATTGGACAGCGGCCCGAGCAGGTTGAAGATGGTGCGCGTGGCAAGCTCCAGGCGGGTCGGATTGACGTTCTTCATCGCCGGATGATGCGCCGGCGCGAACATGAAGCCGATGCCGGCTTCCTTCACGCAGCGGCCGACCTGATCAGGGGCAAGGTCGATCTTCACTCCGAGCGAGGCCAGCACGTCGGCCGCGCCCGAGCGCGAGGACAGTGCCCGGTTGCCGTGCTTGGCGACGGGAACACCGGCGCCCGCGACGATGAACGAGGCGCAGGTCGACACGTTCACCGAGCCCGAGCCGTCGCCGCCGGTGCCGACGACGTCGACGGCATCAGGCGGCGCGGAGACGCGCAGCATCTTGGCGCGCATCGCGGAGACCGCGCCGGTGATCTCCTCAACGGTTTCGCCGCGCACCCGCAGCGCCATCAAAAGCCCGCCCATCTGCGAGGGCGTGGCCTCGCCGGACATCATGGCGTCGAAGGTCACCGCCGCTTCTTCACGCGACAGCGTGGCGCCGGTTGCGACTTTGGCAATAATCGATTTGAGGTCGTCCATCGCGTGCCTTCAGTTGCTGCTGGCGCCCGTGACCTGCGCGAAGGCGGCCTCGTTGATGCTGGTGCCGATGTTCTTTTCGAGCCGGGTGACGTATTCCGCGACCTGCTCGTCCGTCATCGATCGCGTCAGCGCATCCTTGAGCTTCTTCATCTCGTCGGAAGCAAGATCGGCAGGCGGCACGGTGACGTCGGTGACGCGGAACACGATCCATTGACCGCCACCGGCTGCGGGCGTCTGTCCGGCGGCGTCCTTCGCCGTCCGAAACGCGGCGGTGACTGCGGCTGCGGGCACGCCCGCGGGCGAGGAATCGCGCTTCAGGCCGGTTGCAGTCTCGACCTTCACGCCGATCGCCGACGCCTCGTCGGCGAGCTTGCCGCCCTGTTCGAGCTTCTGCGCCATCTCGGTCGCTTTCGTCCGCAAGCGGCTCGCGATCTGGTCATCGCGCCATTTCGCCTCGACCTGGTCCTTGACCTCGTCGAGGTTGCGCTCGCGCGAGGGCGTGATGCCGACCACGTCGTACCAGACGTAGCCGCCCTTGTAGGAGATCGGGTCGTTGTCGACGCCGACGTCGCTGTTGAAGGCCTGCGAGACGACATCTAGCCCCTCGGGAATGCCGTTCACCGGCTGGCCGTTCGGCCCGCGTCCGGAGCGGTCGACGGCTTCGAGGGTGACGGGATTGAGCCCGAGCTTCTTGGCGGCTTCGACGACGCTCGCGCCGCCGCCGCGCTCGTCTTCCATCTTGTCGCGCAGGGTTGCCACCTGGGTGCGGCCGCGCTCGATCGCGATTTCCTTTTTCAGGTTGCCGGCGATGCTCTCGTAGTTCGGCTCGACGGCGGGCTCGATCTTGCCGATCTTGACCAGAGCTGTGCCGAACTTGCCGCTCACGGGCTGGCTGATCTCGCCCGAGGGCAGCGAAAACGCCGCGTTGGCGATGTCAGGATCGAGGATCGCGGATTTCGCGACCATGCCGAGATCGTAGTCGGAAGCCGACAGCCCGCGCTCCTTGGCGAGGTCCTCGAACGACAGGCCGCCCGTGATACGGGCCCGCGCGGCCTGCGCCTCTTCCACGTTCGGGAACGTGATCTGCTCGACGGCGCGCCGCTCCGGCGAGCCGAGCTGGTCGCGGCGCTGCTCGAACAGTTTCTTGGCGTCCTCGTCAGAGACGTCCGTCCACTTGCCGAGCTCTTCCGGCGTGAGGGCCACGAAGGAGACCTTGCGGTATTCGGGCGCGCGGAACTGGGCCTTGTGATCCTCGAAATAGGCGGCCAGCGCCTCAGGCGAGGGCGGATCGATGGTGCCGGCCTGCGCCGCGTCGAGCTTGACGTATTCGATCGCGCGTTGCTCGTTCTGGTAGCGGCTCAGCGCTTCGAGCAGCGTCTTGGGCGGCTCGAGCCCGGCCGCGATCGAGCCTGCGATCTGGCGGCGGAGCGAGACGCGGCGCTGGTCGGCGATGTAGCGCTGCTCGCTGTAGCCGAAATTGCGGATCATCGCCTGGAAGCGGGCGGGATCGAACTTGCCGCCCAGCCCCTGGAAGTTCGGGTCGGCGACGATCAGGCGCATGGTCTCCTCGTCGGACTGGCCGAGCCCGAGCCGGCGCGTATCCTCGTCAAGGGCTGCCTCGGCGAGCGTCTGCTGCAGCACCTGGCGGTCGAAGCCGAAGGCGCGCGCCTGGTCCATGGTCAGCGGCCGGCCGACCTGGCGGCCGATCTGCTGCAGGCGGTCCATGTAGAGCTGGCGGAACTGGTTCTGCGAAATCTCGGTGCTTCCGACCTTGGCGACCGTCGATTGTCCAAATCCCCTGAAGATGTCGGCGATGCCCCAGATGCCGAAACTGACAATCAATACGCCCATCACGGTGGCCATAATGGTCTTGCCGAGCCAGTTTGATGAGGCTTTGCGCATTCCTCGAAGCATGGGTCCAATCTGTCTTTAGGAGGAAAACCGGTGATCGCCTCGAGGCGGTCAGCGAAGGGCGTCACCGAGTTGATATGCCATCATAAAGTGACGAAAAGCCCCGGGCAACCTCAGGGAAGGCGCCGCGTTGAAGCGGTTAACCTCTGGCTGGAACTGTTCGCGCGCCTCTGCTAGCGCATCACGATCCTTTGGCAACCCCCTGGCAACTGGAATTCGACATGACGAACGCCATTCGGCCGCTGATTGCGGGCAATTGGAAGATGAATGGGCTGAAAGCTTCCGTGGCTGAATTCGACGCCATGGCGAAGGGCGCGGCCGCAATCGCCGCGAAGGCCGACCTCCTGGTCTGCCCGCCCGCGACGCTGATTGCGGCTTTCGCCGAACGGGCCAAGGGCATAGCGGCATTTTCGGTGGGCGGCCAGGATTGCGATCCCGAGCCGTCAGGGGCGCACACCGGCGACATATCGGCAGAGATGCTGGCCGATGCCGGCGCGACGGCCGTGATCGTCGGCCATTCCGAGCGCCGCGCCGATCATGGCGAAACCGACGCGCTGGTGCGACGGAAAGCGCAGGCCGCCTGGCGCGCGGGCCTCACCGCCATCGTCTGCATCGGCGAGACGCGCGGGCAGCGCGATGGTGGCAAGACGCTTGATATCTGCGGCGGCCAGCTTGCGGGATCGCTCCCCGACGGCAGCACGGCCGGTAACCTGGTGGTGGCCTACGAGCCGGTCTGGGCGATCGGCACGGGTCTCACCCCCACCACCGCGGATGTCGAGCAAGTTCATCGCTTTATCCGGGATTCCCTCAAGGGCAGGTTCAAGGGGGAGGGCGACAGGATTCGCATCCTCTATGGGGGCTCGGTGAAGCCCGGCAATGCCGCCGAGCTGCTGTCGGTCGCCAACGTCAACGGTGCGCTGGTCGGCGGGGCGAGCCTGAAAGCGGCCGATTTCCTTGCGATCGCAGGTAGTGCCCCGGATCCGAAGCTCGCCTGAACTCGCAGCAGGCCGGGAGCGACCTTCGGATCCAAAAGGGCACTACCAAATTTTTGATTTCAGTGTGGTTTTGGTTCGGAAGTTCTCTAAATAAGCTGCTGAGAGGGTGTAGAGAACTTCCGAACCACCACACTGGGATGTCCCTAGCTAACCGTTGGGCGAGCCGGGCGCGCATCGGGGGTGACAATGCCGGGTCCGATCGTGTAACACCCGCGCAACCCGAAAAACCCCGCAAGCCCGCGTCTCGCGGCCGGAACCCGGCAGGTTTGCGACCGGAAGGCTTTTTAGATGCAGACTGTCATTATCGTCATCCACCTCATGATCGTGGCGGTCCTGATCGGCGCCGTGCTGCTGCAGAAATCGGAAGGCGGCGGACTCGGTATGGGCGGCGGTGCCGGCTTCATGTCGAGCCGCGGCACCGCGAACCTGCTGACGCGGACGACCGCCGTGCTGGCGGTGGGCTTTTTCGCCACCAGTCTCCTTTTGTCCTGGCTCGCCAGCTACGACCGCAAGCCGAGTTCCATCATCGGCGCGCAACCGGCCTCGCAATCGCAGCCGGCAGGCGGCGGGGCGACCCCGATCGCGCCTCCGACCTCCGGCGGCATCCTGGACACCCTGAAAAAGGCCGACGAGCAGCAGAACCAGCAGGCTCCGGCCGCGCCGCAGGCGCCACGCTCGCAATAAAGCAGGGTGGCCATGCGGGACAGATGCTGGCATCCCGCGTCAGGAACCCCCATTAAGGGGCTGACAAAGCTTCCAATTCCAGCTCACCCACAGCCCGGCGCCGCAATCGCCGGGTTACGCGTTTAACTTTGGCGAATCGCCTCCCAGGCGTTAAAGGTTAATTCCCATGGCGCGGTACATCTTCATCACCGGCGGCGTGGTTTCCTCGCTCGGAAAGGGTCTGGCTTCAGCCGCGTTAGGCGCGCTGCTGCAGGCGCGTGGCTACAAGGTTCGGCTCAGGAAGCTCGATCCCTATCTCAATCTCGATCCCGGCACGATGTCGCCGTATCAGCACGGCGAAGTGTTCGTGACCGACGATGGTGCCGAGACCGATCTCGATCTCGGCCATTACGAGCGCTTCACCGGGCGTCCGGCCACCAAGGCCGACAACATCACCACCGGGCGCATCTACCAGGATATTCTCACCAAGGAGCGGCGCGGCGACTATCTCGGCGCCACCATCCAGGTGGTCCCGCACGTCACCAACGCGATCAAGGATTTCATCGTCTCCGGCAATGACGAGTTCGATTTCGTGCTGGTCGAGATCGGCGGCACGGTCGGCGACATCGAGGGCCTGCCGTTCTTCGAGGCGATCCGCCAGATCAAGAACGACCTGCCGCGCGATCACGCCATCTACATCCATTTGACGCTGCTGCCCTACATCCCGAGCGCCGGCGAGTTGAAGACCAAGCCGACCCAGCACTCGGTGAAGGAGCTGCGCTCGATCGGCATCCAGCCGGACATCCTGCTCTGCCGCACCGACCGGGAAATTCCCAAGGAGGAGCGGCGCAAGCTCGGCCTGTTCTGCAACGTGCGCGAAAGCGCCGTGATCGAGGCGCGCGACGTCGACAACATCTACGCGGTGCCCGAGGCCTACCATGCCGCCGGCCTCGACGACGAGGTGCTGGCCGCGTTCGGCATCACGCCCAAGGTGCCGCCGGCGCTCAAGAGCTGGCACACCATCAACGAGCGCATCCGCAATCCCGAAGGCGACGTCACCATCGCCATCGTCGGCAAATATACCGGCATGAAGGATGCCTATAAGTCGCTGATCGAGGCGCTGTCGCACGGCGGCATCGCCAACAAGGTGAAGGTCAACCTGGACTGGATCGAGAGCGAGGTGTTCGAGAACGAGGACCCCGCGCCGTTCCTCGAGCACGTCAACGGCATCCTGGTGCCCGGCGGCTTCGGCCAGCGCGGCGCCGAGGGCAAGATCAGGGCGGCGCAGTTCGCGCGCGAGCGCGACGTCCCCTATTTCGGCATCTGCTTCGGCATGCAGATGGCCGTGATCGAGGCCGCGCGCAATCTCGTCGGCGTCGAGCAGGCGAACTCGACCGAGTTCGGCCCGACGCCGGAGCCGGTAGTTGGCCTGATGACGGAATGGCTGCGCGGCAATGAGCTCGAGAAGCGCTCGGGGAACGGCGACCTCGGCGGCACCATGCGGCTCGGCGCCTATCCCGCGATCCTCAAGCGCGGCAGCAGGGTGTCGGAAGTCTATGGCGGTGCCACCGAGATTTCGGAACGTCATCGCCATCGCTACGAGGTCAACACCGCCTACAAGGACCGGCTCGAGCAGCATGGGCTGAAATTCTCAGGGCTTTCGCCCGACGGCGTGCTGCCCGAGATCGTCGAATATGAGGACCATCCCTGGTTCATCGGCGTGCAATTCCATCCCGAGCTGAAGTCGCGGCCGTTTGAGCCGCATCCTCTGTTCGCTTCCTTCATCCAGGCGGCCATGGTGCAGAGCCGCCTGGTGTGAGGCCCATCCGTCCTAAAGCGCGATGGAATAAGGTTTGATCGCCATCGCGCTTTGGGTTTTTGATGGAGCATGATCTCCGCGCAAACGCGTTCCCGCGTTTGTCGCGAGGGATCATGCTCTAGACGGTGCAGGCGCTCAGCGTCGTGCGTCGATCGGCGGGCGCTGCCGCGTCGTTGTTGCGCACGATCAGTCGGCATTGCGGCCGTCGCGTGAGGCGGTAGACCGCGGCCGGCGGCACGTTGCTCAGGGCGCGATCCACCAGCGTCGCCTTCAATCCAAGCCGGTCGAGCACCGGCCGCGGCACCGGACAGCGCATGCCATAGGTGAACTGGTAGAACGCGCCACCCGGCCGCAGATAGCTGAAGGCGCCGCCCAGGATCGAGATCACTTTCCGCGTCGACATGTTGAGCAGCGGCAGGCCGCTGATCACGGCGCCGACCGGCGCGCCGTCATAGAGCCGCTCCTCGGCGAGCCGCGCCGCATCCATCCAAAGCACGCGCGCGCCGGGGAAGCGCACCTGCAACAGCCGCATGAAGTCCGAGCCATATTCGACCAGCGTCAGGTCCTGCGGATGGACGCCGCGCTCGAGCAGGCGGTAGGTGAAGACGCCGGTGCCCGGACCGAGTTCGAGGACCGGGCCGCTCGCCGGGGTGATGTCGCGCGTGATCAGGTCGGCGAGCGCAGCGCCTGACGGCGCGAGTGCGCCGACGCGGCGGGGGGCGGATGCCCAGGCGAGGAAGAAGGACAGGACGTCGTTTGGCATGCGTGCTCCGGCGTTTTCTTGCAGCGGCGGCGCCGCTGGCGAGGAAGACCGCGATCGATTCGATCGCGAGACACGCGGATGATCGCGTCGCTGCCTTGCATCAGCATGGCGTGTGGTGCCGTCGGTGAAGCATGACGCCGATGTGATGTCTTTGAGGGGAGGCTTCGGCGTCGGTGCCGCGCGATGCGCTTCGCTCACGCCGTCGGCGGCAGCGCCATGCGGAAGCAGGCGCCGCCATCGGTGCTGTCGATCACCGTGATCTCGCCGCCATGCAGATGCACGATCTCGCGCACCATGTTGAGGCCGAGCCCTGCGCCGCGGTCGAGCGGATGCACCCGGTAGAAGGGTTCGAAGATCAGCGCCTGCTGCTCCTCGGGAATGCCGTCGCCCTGATCGCTGACCTCGATGGTCGCCGGATGGCTCACGCGGATGCTGATGGTGCCGCGGCGGCCGCCATGCTGGATCGCGTTCTGCACCAGGTTGGTCAGCGCCCGCTCCAGCGCCATCTGGTCGCCGCGCGTTGCGATCCGCG
This genomic interval from Bradyrhizobium sp. NP1 contains the following:
- a CDS encoding SAM-dependent methyltransferase, giving the protein MPNDVLSFFLAWASAPRRVGALAPSGAALADLITRDITPASGPVLELGPGTGVFTYRLLERGVHPQDLTLVEYGSDFMRLLQVRFPGARVLWMDAARLAEERLYDGAPVGAVISGLPLLNMSTRKVISILGGAFSYLRPGGAFYQFTYGMRCPVPRPVLDRLGLKATLVDRALSNVPPAAVYRLTRRPQCRLIVRNNDAAAPADRRTTLSACTV
- a CDS encoding CTP synthase — encoded protein: MARYIFITGGVVSSLGKGLASAALGALLQARGYKVRLRKLDPYLNLDPGTMSPYQHGEVFVTDDGAETDLDLGHYERFTGRPATKADNITTGRIYQDILTKERRGDYLGATIQVVPHVTNAIKDFIVSGNDEFDFVLVEIGGTVGDIEGLPFFEAIRQIKNDLPRDHAIYIHLTLLPYIPSAGELKTKPTQHSVKELRSIGIQPDILLCRTDREIPKEERRKLGLFCNVRESAVIEARDVDNIYAVPEAYHAAGLDDEVLAAFGITPKVPPALKSWHTINERIRNPEGDVTIAIVGKYTGMKDAYKSLIEALSHGGIANKVKVNLDWIESEVFENEDPAPFLEHVNGILVPGGFGQRGAEGKIRAAQFARERDVPYFGICFGMQMAVIEAARNLVGVEQANSTEFGPTPEPVVGLMTEWLRGNELEKRSGNGDLGGTMRLGAYPAILKRGSRVSEVYGGATEISERHRHRYEVNTAYKDRLEQHGLKFSGLSPDGVLPEIVEYEDHPWFIGVQFHPELKSRPFEPHPLFASFIQAAMVQSRLV